DNA sequence from the Cohnella herbarum genome:
GATAACATCGTATTGATGTGCTTCTTGACGGCCGCTTCGCTAATGTACAGGATAGACGCGATCTCGGCATTGGACAACCCTTTGGCCAACTGCTCGGCAACTTCCCTCTCCCTGGCCGTCAATTCATGTAGCCCCCCTATTTCGAGCATAGAGGCAATCTCGCGTTTCTCCTCGATAAGGGTTAGCTCCGGGATCATTTTCCGCAAGTAGTCTTTCAACCGCTCGCCTCTCGTATCGATGATGAACGTCGAGGCTTCCTCTCCGTCGCCATAAGCGAAATGGTCGCAGCCCTGCACCTTCTCGAAACCCAATCCTTCGCATGCGTGATGATAATAGTCCAAAGGCGGAGGAGATTGAACGAGTAAACCTCCCGAAAGCATCTTCTCGAACAACGTATGGACGATGTCCGAACGAAGCCGCTCATCCTCTAACCGAGTGATGTCGATCCCGTACACGTACCAACCCGCCGGGCTCTCGGCCGGAGTTCTCAGCTCTTGAATCCGCTTCGGATCCAAGCTTCGGAAATACGCTCGCGATAGCGGCGCATTCAGAAGATAATTCAACGTCTGTCCGTGAATGGGAACGATGGCGAATACCCCGACGACTTCCCCCTGCCGCGATCTGAGTAGTTGTAACGCATTCGATCCGAAGTTCAATAGCTCGTCAACCTCGATAATCCTCAACCTCCGAACGCTCTGCTCCCCCGTCATCTCGAACCTGAACATCGTACCGGACTCGGTATCGGAGCAACGAATCTTCAAAGGATTGGCGTTACCCAGTCTGCGTCGAACATATTCTTTAACCTCATTAAGGTTGCTTGAGTCTACGGGTTCCAGATAATGATTGGATTCGCGCGAGTGTCGCAAATGAGCCCGGAGTAAAGCGTTAGAGGAAAACCTCATCATTTGGGCAACTTCCCATGCCCTCTCCTCCTGCAACCTCAAACCTTCGTCTACTTTCCGTTCGTAATGACGCATGGTCCTATCGGAATAAACCTTGAAAGTTTCCGGCATTCTTTCTTTGAACGAGCCTCGCATGGATTCCCACACGATCTGCGTTAACTGCCAGCCTCTCGCATTGCGCATCATGAAGCTCAGCCCGATCAATCTACTGAAAAGAGTCGCCGTAACCTCCTTGCCGATGATCTCCGTCAGCAAATCTTGATGAAAGGTTCTCGGGACGGAGCACGCATAGAGAAGTTGGCGCAACTCCTCGTCGGGCGCTTCTTGAAGCCAGTGATGGATCCGATCGTCTACCGGCTCCCACTCCGAAGGTCGAGGGTCCTGCTCCCCTTCTCCGGCGGGCATCAGCAAGGAAAGCGATAACGGATGTCCTAACGTCCTTAACCACAGGGTATCGATAACTTGGTCATCTTGAAATCCTAATCCCAACAAATACATACGGATATCCTCATAGCTCAGCTCGGTTAAAGCTAACCTAGCGATTAGTCTCTTCCAAGCAGGAGAGTATCTCCACGGACCTTCCAAA
Encoded proteins:
- a CDS encoding LuxR C-terminal-related transcriptional regulator — translated: MGETFGHRMRELMEDHFVGREFELRFFEQFLTGMTERSERIINVYGTAGIGKSYLLDRYERISRQGGAATVSIDVREAYGRIEAFCRMILFALEQDEGPGHQENVEQRAVNAINDSASKRKTVLLIDGYEEIGGLDYELRHRWLPRLDSNVLIVIAGRFPLEGPWRYSPAWKRLIARLALTELSYEDIRMYLLGLGFQDDQVIDTLWLRTLGHPLSLSLLMPAGEGEQDPRPSEWEPVDDRIHHWLQEAPDEELRQLLYACSVPRTFHQDLLTEIIGKEVTATLFSRLIGLSFMMRNARGWQLTQIVWESMRGSFKERMPETFKVYSDRTMRHYERKVDEGLRLQEERAWEVAQMMRFSSNALLRAHLRHSRESNHYLEPVDSSNLNEVKEYVRRRLGNANPLKIRCSDTESGTMFRFEMTGEQSVRRLRIIEVDELLNFGSNALQLLRSRQGEVVGVFAIVPIHGQTLNYLLNAPLSRAYFRSLDPKRIQELRTPAESPAGWYVYGIDITRLEDERLRSDIVHTLFEKMLSGGLLVQSPPPLDYYHHACEGLGFEKVQGCDHFAYGDGEEASTFIIDTRGERLKDYLRKMIPELTLIEEKREIASMLEIGGLHELTAREREVAEQLAKGLSNAEIASILYISEAAVKKHINTMLSKYGFKNRTQLARKILGGST